TAAAGGCGGCGATCCGTTCGTATTTGGCCGCGGAGGCGAAGAAGCAGAGGTGTTGCGCCGACAGGGTATTGAGTTCGAAGTGGTGCCAGGGGTGTCCTCCGCGATTGCGGCACCCGCCTACGCCGGCATTCCCATCACCTATCGGGAAGTGGCTACCGGGTTTCACGTGGTCACGGGACACGAGTGCGTAGCTTCCCCAAAGACGCCGTGGCCGCTGTTTGCCGCCCAAACGCAGACCCTGGTGATTTTGATGGGGTTGTCCCATCTTACCGAGATCGTCGGAAATTTGCTCCAGTACGGCCGTTCTCCAAAAACGCCGGTTGCCTTGATCCGCTGGGGGACGACTGCGAGACAGGAAACCGTGTTTGGGACGCTGGCGGATATCGTGGGCGCGGCCCAAGAAACGGGTATTGAACCGCCGGTTGTCATTGTCGTGGGCGAAGTCGTGCACAAGGCGCAGGACCTGGCTTGGTTTAGCCCGGATGGGGCGTCTTTAGCCAGCATGAGAGTTTGAGGAGGGAGCTACGTTGGCACAAAAGATTTTCATCGTGGGTTTTGGCCCGGGCCACCGGGAACACATCACGGAACGGGCGCGCCAGGCCATTGTCGAAAGCGAAGTTATTCTGGGTTACAACACATACGTCGACTTGGTGAAAGAGCTTTTGACAAATCAAGTGATTGTTCGTACGGGCATGACGGAAGAGGTCAGCCGGGCGCAAAAGGCGGTCGAACTGGCGCAAGGCGGCCAAACGGTGGCGGTAGTTTCCAGCGGCGACGCCGGAGTGTACGGCATGGCGGGACTGATTTACGAGGTCCTGGTGGAGCAAGGTTGGCACCCTTCGGAACCGCCCGAGGTGGAGGTGGTGCCTGGCATTTCGGCGATTAACTCCTGCGCTTCACTGCTCGGTGCCCCGATTATGCACGATGCGTGCACCATCAGCTTGAGCGATCACCTGACACCTTGGGAAGTCATCGAGCACCGCTTGGAAGCGGCGGCTTCCGCCGACTTTGTGATTGCCTTGTACAACCCAAAGAGCGGTCGGCGGACGCGCCAGATCGCCGAAGCGCAGCGCATTTTGCTGAAGCACCGGTCACCTGAGACTCCCGTTGGGCTCGTCAAGAGCGCCTACCGGGACCGTCAAACCGTGGTGCGCACAGATTTAGCTCACATGCTCGATTACGAAATTGGTATGTTGACCACCGTGATTGTCGGAAATTCGGCGACGTTTATGCACGATGACCTCATGATCACGCCGCGGGGGTACCAACGCAAGTATCAGTTGGACACGGTGGAGCAGGCTCTGCGCCCGGGCGAGCGGCTACGGGTGGAAAACGAGCCTTGGTCGTTGCGGGCCAAGGAGACGACAGGGGCACCCATGCGCCAGACGAACGGCCCTTTGGTACAAGTGGGCGTTCTTCGGGTAGGCGAAGTCGGCACATCCGCTGCGCGGGACTTGGCCGAAGAGGCGCTGACGTGCATCCTTGCGGCACAGTGCTCCGCACTCACGCCTACTGAACCGGAGTTCGAACCAGGGAGCGGCATGGGAGCGGCGGACAGTCCTACGCTGCTTGAGGTGGCGTTGTCGCCAGGAGTGGCCAACAAAAAGTTCACTCCGGCCCAGCTCGCGGGTCTCACAGAAATCATCGGGGAAACGGGAGAACTGGAGTATACGACCGCCCACCAGCTGGTGCTGCGCGTTTTGACAACAGAGTCGCAGCAACTCGTGGAACAACTGCGTCAGCTGGGGTTTTGGGTGTTTCCGGTCGGCAACGTAGTCAAGATTAAGGCTTGTGATTTTTGTGACGGCGACAAGGGAGACGGCGTTCCCTTTGCCGAGGAGTTGACGGCCCGCATTGGCGGCTTGCCCGTGCCCAAGGAATTGTGCATCGGTTACAACGGCTGTGCCATGTCCTGTTACGGGGCGGTCCATGAGGATATTGCCCTCGTGTTTCGCAAAGGCAAGGTGGACTTGTTCCTCGGCGGGAAGACCACGGGCCGCAATGCCCAGCCGGCCCGGCGCGTGGCACAAGGCATTCCCGCCAAAGAAGTGGTGGATTTGGTGGAGCAAATTGTCCGCGACTACCAGCGCGACGCGTTCCCGGACGAACGGTTTCACAAGTATTTCAAGCGCGTGGGCAGTGTTGCAGGATTCACGTACCAGGAAACGGCGCCGCTGCCGGCAGCGGATGCAGTGTGCGGGGTCTAAGACAAGATGAGGAGGAACGAGTCGCATGGTCTTTTTTATGGCGGGGACCAGTGACGCGCGCGACCTTGCCGTCCGGTTGAAGCAGCAAGGGCAAGCGCTTTTGGCAAGCGTCGTGACGGACAGTGCGGCCTGCAGTTTGCAAGAGGCTGGGATTGAAGTGCGCACAGGCCGCCTCAATGTAACGGAGATGAGCGAACTATTGCGAACAACGGGGGCGCGGGTGTTGGTGGATGCCAGCCATCCGTTTGCGGAAGAGGCACATCGCACGGCGATGCAGGCGGCAGAGACGGTGGGGATTCCTTACGTTCGCTATGAACGGGCGTCCAAAACGTATGACCATCCGCGCCTTGTGTGGGTCGATACCTATGAAGAGGCGGCGGAGGCCGCGTACGCCCGCAGGGGCAGCATCATGCTGACGACCGGCAGCAAAACCCTGCGGGTGTTTACGAAAGTTTTACTACAGCTTCCCGACGTCCGGTTGGTCGCGCGCCTGCTGCCAAACGTCGAGAACATGGAAAAGTGTGCGCGGCTTGGCTTGGAAGCCAAGAACATAATCGGCATGCAAGGGCCGTTTTCAAAGGAATGCAATCAGGCGTTGTATCGACAGTACAACACCACGTTGATGGTGACGAAGGAAAGCGGGGGTCCGGGCTCCGTGGATGAAAAAGTCGAGGCCGCCATCGACATGGGCATCGACGTGGTCATTATCCGCCGCCCAAAGCTGGCCTATGGCAACAGTTACACGACGTTTGACAGGGTCATTGCTGAAGTGGAAAGACTCACCCGGCCGAATGCCAGCGATGTCTTGTCAAAGTCCGGTGAAGGATGAATGAAACGCATCGACTTTCTTTGCCCCATGCGTCCATCCGCGGGTCAAAGGGAACAAGCAGGTTACAATTTTTTGGACTGGAGGGCATTTGCATGGATTTTGGCACCGAATTTAAACCCCAGATCATTGAACCGCAAAAAATTCAGGATCGAAGCTTTGAAATCATTGCCGAAGAACTGGGTGAACACGCGTTTACACCCGCTCAGTTCAAGGTGGTGCAACGCGTCATTCACGCCTCCGCCGACTTTGAATTAGGCCGCTCTCTGGTCTTTCACGAGCTCGCCGTAGACAGCGGAATTGCCGCAATCCGGTCGGGACGCACGATTGTGGCTGACGTGCAGATGGTGCAGGCGGGCATCAGCAAACCACGCATTGAGAAGTACGGCGGAGACGTGAAAGTCTATATTTCGGACGAGGACGTGATGGCCCAGGCGAAGCATGAGGGCATCACGCGGGCCATAGCCGCCATTCGCAAAGCGGCTAAGGACGCCCCAGATGGCATTTACGTAGTCGGCAATGCCCCCACTGCCTTGCTCGAGGTCATTCGTCTGGTCAAGGCGGGAGAGTTGCAGCCGAGTCTGGTCATCGGAGTACCGGTCGGATTTGTCTCGGCCGCCGAGTCCAAGGCCGAACTCGAAAAACTGGACATTCCGTTCATCGCCAACCGCGGCCGCAAGGGCGGCAGTCCGGCCGCTGTGGCCGCGGTGAACGCACTGGCCATTTTGGCGGACTCGCCCTATCTGGAGAATCCGTCGGGTCCGGCCGCAGCCTCGCATCCGGCCCGTCCGCAAAACGTGTAGTGTGGGGGCAGTACCATGGGGGAAATGCTGGAGGTGCCGGAAGGGCCGCTGCGCCATGGCTACACCACTGGTGCTTGTGCCACGGCCTGTACGAAGGGAGCCCTTTTAAGCCTGATTGAACAAACGACTGTGGAGTCCGTCCACATTTGGATACCGGCAGGGGAAAGAGTTCCTTTTGCTCTGCACGATGTCGCGTTTTCCGAAGTTCAGGCCTCTGCCTCCACCATCAAGGACGGCGGTGACGACCCGGATGCCACACACGGAGCAACCATCATTGCTACGGTATCCTGGACGGACGTCGAGGGTGAAGTGGAGATTGACGGCGGCGTGGGAGTCGGTCGCGTTACTAAACCGGGGCTTCCGATTCCCGTCGGGCTGGCTGCCATTAACCCCGTGCCGCGCAAAATGATCCGCGAAGCGGTCGAAGAGGTTCTTGCGCAGCACAACCTGACGCGAGGGGTGCGTGTGGTGATTTCCGTTCCAGCGGGCGAGGAAATCGCAAAAAAGACCCTGAATGGACGATTGGGTATTGTCGGCGGGATCTCGATTCTCGGCACACGCGGAATTGTGGTGCCTTTCTCCACGTCCTCGTACAAGGCGAGCATTGCGTACGGCCTGTCGGTGGCGAAGGAACAAGGGCTGCGCACGGTCGTCTTGACGACGGGCGGGCGGAGTGAAAACTACGCGATGAAGATGTACCCGGACTTGCCCATCGAGGCTTTTATCGAGATGGGCGATTTTGTCGGATTTACGGCAAACCACGCCAAGCGCACAGAGATGCGAGAAATCCGGTTTGTCGGCATGATGGGAAAGTTTTCGAAAGTGGCCCAAGGCGTGATGATGGTGCACGCGCGCAGCGCACCCATCGACTTTGACTTTCTGGCAGAAGTGGCGGCCAAAGTCGGAGTCCCGGCGGACCTGCGCGCACAGATTCTGCAGGCTAATACGGCGAATCAGGTGGCGGACTGGATGGTCGAATGGGGGTATCGGGGGTTTTTCGATCGCGTCAGCTGGCACTGCTGCAGACAGGTTGCCAAACAAATCGGCCGGGGCCTGCGGATTGACACGCGATTGACCACGCTGCAGGGAGAATACTTAGGAGGAGCGGTGCTCGATGCCGAGTGAAGTCATCGTAGTTGGGATTGGCGACGACGGAGCCGTCGGATTAATGGGGGATGCACGCACGCTCGTGGAGCACGCGGAGATGCTCGTCGGCGGGGAGCGTCAACTGAATTTCTTCCCAAATTTTTTAGGAGAAAAGAAGGTTATCAAGGGCCAATTGAATCCGTTACTCGATGACTTGAGAGACTTGCCCGATACGCAGTCTGTGGTCGTGCTTGCCTCTGGGGATCCGCTGTTTTACGGAATCGGTTCTCTAATGATCAAACGTCTGGGTCGCGAACGAGTACGCATTATCCCGCACCTGAGTTCCGTCCAACTGGCGTTCGCGCGCTGTGGGGAATCGTGGCAGGACGCGAGCGTCATTTCTTTGCATGGGCGGTCTATGGCGGGACTTGCTCAGCGCATAGGCTATGTACAGACCGCAGCGCTGCTGACCGACGCGGACAATTCGCCGGCTAAAATCGCGCGCTACCTGCTGGATTTTAAGATGACAGAGTATAGAATGTTTGTCGCCGAAAACCTTGGCGGACCCACGGAGCGAACCGGGCGCTACAGTTTACAGGAAGCGGCTGTTATGGAGTTTGCACCCCTCAACGTCGTGCTTTTACTAAGGGACACCCAGGGGGGTGACCGTTCTCAGCCGCGGGAGTGGCCGCTTGGCATTGAAGACAGCGAGTTCTCACAGCGCAAACCAGATCGGGGACTCATTACGAAAAAGGAGATTCGCGTCCTGAGTCTGGCGGAATTGGCGCTCCGCCCCGGCGGCGTGCTATGGGACATTGGGGCCTGCACCGGATCGGTTTCGATTGAGGCCGCTTTGCACACCCCCGGGCTGCAGGCGTTTGCGATTGAGAAAAACGAGGGCGATTTGGAAAATCTGCGCGAAAACCAGGTCAAGTTCCGGACGGATTTTGTCGCGGTTCACGGAAAGGCTCCAGCCGGACTGGAAGAGTTCCCGGATCCGGACGCGGTGTTTGTCGGCGGCAGCGGCGGCGAACTGGCCGAGTTGCTGCAAGTTTGCGCAAAGCGGCTGCGCCCCAAGGGGCGCATCGTGATCAATGCGGCCACCCTGGAGACGTTAACGACGGCTTCGCAAACCCTGAAACAGCTCGGTTTCGAGGTCGCGATTGCACTGGTGCAAACGGCGCGCAGTAAGCCTATTTTGAACCTCACTCGCTTTGAAGGCATGAACCCTGTGTACATTGTGACAGCCAGGCACGGAAACGAGGGGGATGAGAAGAGTGATGAATGAACAGCAAAGACCCGGTCAAGCGGCCGCCGGTCAAACGGCTGGTCCGGCAGACAGACCGGAAGGTACACGGTCCAGCCCTGCGCAATTGGGCCGCCTGTTTGGGGTGGGGGTCGGTCCGGGAGACCCGGAGTTGATTACCATCAAGGCGTACCGCACCCTGAAACAAGCGCCCGTGATCGCATATCCGAAAAAGCGTTCCGGGAGCAAAAGCTACGCGCTTGAGATTGTGGAGTTGTATGTCGATGCGGCAGAAAAATCCATGCTCGGACTGGTCTTCCCGATGACCAGGGACCCGGCGGAGCTGGCAGCTAAGTGGCAGCAAACAGCAGATGACGTATGGGCGGCACTGGTTGAGGGACGGGACGTAGCCTTTGTAACCGAGGGCGACCCGATGCTGTACAGCACCTTCATCCACCTAGCGCGGATGTTGCAAGAGCAGCACCCGGATGTGGACATCCACTCCATCCCAGGGATTTCGTCGGTCAACGCGGCTGCGTCCCGGTTCGGACAGGCGTTGGCGGACGGAGACGAGTCGGTGGCGATTGTGCCGGCGCGCGACGACCCCCAGGCCATGCGCCAGGCTATGCTCTCGCACGATTGTGTGGTGTTTATCAAGGTGGCAAAAGTGCTTGACACGATGCTCGACGTGCTGGCTGAGCTGCATCTGACCCAGTGTGCGACCGTGGCGACGAAGCTGACTTCCGGGGACGAACGCATCTGGCGCAACGTGGAAGAACTGCGCGGCAGTGAACTGAACTACTTGACGCTGATGGTGGTGAGAAAATGAATTTGTTGCCCAAGGTATACATCGTGGGTGCAGGTCCTGGGGATCCCGAACTCATTACAGTCAAGGGAATGCGCATTCTGCAAACGGCCGACGTGGTGCTCTTTACCGACAGCCTGGTACGCGACGAACTGCTCGCTACGGCGGACGTGCAGGGGGAAGTCCACCGCACGTCCGGGATGAGTTTGGAGCAGATGCTGGACATCATGGTCAGCAGTGTTCGTCAGGGAAAGAGTGTAGCACGGGTACACACAGGCGATCCGGCCGTCTTTGGCGCCGTTTTGGAACAACTGGCGCTGCTTAAGGCGGCAGGTGTGGAGGTTGAAATCGTGCCCGGCGTCAGTTCCGTGTTTGCCGCGGCCGCCGTACTTGGGGCGGAACTGACGGTCCCTGGCCTGTCGCAAACGGTCATCCTGACGCGCGCGGAGGGCCGGACGCCAGTGCCGGAGCGGGAGAACCTGCGCGCTTTAGCCGGGCACCACTGCACCATCGCGCTTTACCTCAGTGCCACGCGTGCTAAGACGGTAGTGGACGAACTGCTGGCTGCGGGGTGGTCGGCGCACACGCCGGTGGCGGTGGTACAAAAGGCAACCTGGCCCGAGCAAAAGGTCGTACGGACGACCCTGGACGGCTTGGTGCGCGCGATGGGCGACGCGCACATCTCAAACCACGCCATGATTCTGGCGGGATGGGCGCTCGACCCGGACTTGGCGAATCGTACCGACTTGCGCTCGAAGCTTTACGATGAAACATTCACTCACCGCTACCGCAAAGGGGTGAAGACGAGTGAGTAAACCGTATGCTGTGGTGGCGATTACCAAACACGGCGTGGAGATTGCTCGTCGTTTGCAGGCCGGACTGGCTGGAACGGACGTATATTACCCGGCAAAGTTTGCGCGCGGCGATGAAACGGCCCGGGGGATTTATGCGTACGACGGTTCCGTCACTCAGTTCGTCCCGGAACTGTTTGTGCGCTATGATGGATTGATTGGAATTTTTTCCTTGGGTGCCATGGTGCGCCTGGTGGCTCCCTTGTTAAAGGATAAAAAAACCGATCCGGCCGTAGTCGTGATCGATGACCAGGCACAACACGTCATCAGCGTGCTCTCCGGACACCTCGGCGGTGCGAATCAGCTGACACAGCAGGTGGCGCGCTGTCTGGGGGCGGAACCAGTCATTACGACCGCTTCGGACGTCAGCGAAACGCTGGCTGTGGACCTGCTCGGCAGGGAATTTGGCTGGGAAATTGAGAACTTTGAAAAAGTCACGGCGGTGAGCGCTGCGGTGGTGAACGAGCAAAAGGTTCACATCGTGCAGGAAGCTGGGGAGCGCAACTGGTGGCCCTATTCAAAACCGCTGCCGCCGTGGTTTTGCGTGTATTCCTCCACCCAAGCGGCCATGCACGACCCGTTCGACGCTGCCCTCGTGATTACGCCGCGGCTGTTGACGCTGCCTGAGCAAGAGCACTTTCTGACCAATGGGGTATTGTACCGGCCCAAGGTCATTGTCCTTGGGGTGGGCTGCAACCGTGGCACGAAGGCGGACGAAATCGAGTCGGTAGTGCTGAAAACCCTGCAAGACCTGCGCTTGTCCGAGCGCAGCGTCCGCAACCTCGCGACCATCGATATCAAAAAGGACGAACCCGGACTGCTGGAGGTGTGCGAAGGGCGTGCCTGGCCTCTCGTCACGTACACGGCCGCAGAGCTGAATCGGGTTCCGCTTGCCCATCCGTCGGAGACGGTGTACCGCTACGTGGGAGCGTGGGGCGTGTGCGAGCCAGCGGCCAGGCTGTCTTCCGGCGCGAAAGACTGGGTACTTGAGAAAGTCAAGTCTGGCAATGTCACCGTCTCGGTGTGCATGGTGACAGCCGATGCATAGCGGGGATGTGAGGTATTTGCGCACCAACGACACGTCAGAGGACCAGCGCCTGTTGCGACGTCCACGCTTCGTCCTTGCGGGGACCAACAGTGGCGTCGGGAAGACGACGTTCACCCTCGGTTTAATGGCCGCCCTGCAACAGTGTGGACTCAGGGTACAAGGGTACAAGGCAGGGCCGGATTACATCGATCCCAGTTACCATACCGCTGTCACAGGACGCGTTTCGCGCAACCTCGACACCTGGATGCTGTCCAAAGAGGCCGTTATGGAGATTTACCTGCGAAGCAGCGTGGATGCGGACGTCAGTGTGATCGAAGGGGTCATGGGGTTTTACGATGGCAAGGACCCAAAATCCAACGCCGGCAGTACGGCGGAGTTGAGCACCGTGTTGCAGGCTCCGGTCGTCTTGATTGTTAACGTCGGCAAGATGGCGCGCAGTGCGGCCGCGATCGTCAAGGGATTTCAGTGCTTGGACGAAACGGTTCACATCGCCGGCATACTCGTCAACCATGTGGGCAGCCACAATCACTTTGAATTGGTAAAGGACGCGATCGAGCAGGAATGTGCAGTGCGGGTGTTGGGTTACCTGCCTAAGAGAACGGATATTCAGATTCCGGGCCGCCATCTCGGACTTATTCCCGCTATCGAGCGCGGTGAACTGCGTCCGTTGTTCGATTCGCTGGCTGAAGCGATGGAGCAAACCGTAGAGTTGGACGGATTGCTGGCGGCTGCGAGAAGTGCACCCGACTTGATGGACCCTTCACCTGTTTTATTCAGGGCGCCAAAAGCTGAGGCGGCTGGTGACGGTGGTTCTCGCCATTGTCATCGTGCAGATAACCCGATCAAAATTGCGATTGCCAAGGATGCGGCGTTTAACTTCTATTACCCAGAAAACCTCGAGTTGTTGGAGCATTATGGCGCACAGTTGCTCTACTTTAGTCCGCTTGCAGGTGAACTCATACCAGACGAGGCTGACGGCCTGTACCTGGGAGGGGGATTTCCGGAAGAATTTGCCGGACGGTTGAGTGAACATCAGATGCTGCTGGAACAGGTGAACCATCACATTGCGGACGGTCTGCCTACGTTTGCGGAGTGCGGTGGTTATATGTTTCTTAGCCAGTCCATCACCGACC
The Alicyclobacillus curvatus genome window above contains:
- the cobJ gene encoding precorrin-3B C(17)-methyltransferase: MAQKIFIVGFGPGHREHITERARQAIVESEVILGYNTYVDLVKELLTNQVIVRTGMTEEVSRAQKAVELAQGGQTVAVVSSGDAGVYGMAGLIYEVLVEQGWHPSEPPEVEVVPGISAINSCASLLGAPIMHDACTISLSDHLTPWEVIEHRLEAAASADFVIALYNPKSGRRTRQIAEAQRILLKHRSPETPVGLVKSAYRDRQTVVRTDLAHMLDYEIGMLTTVIVGNSATFMHDDLMITPRGYQRKYQLDTVEQALRPGERLRVENEPWSLRAKETTGAPMRQTNGPLVQVGVLRVGEVGTSAARDLAEEALTCILAAQCSALTPTEPEFEPGSGMGAADSPTLLEVALSPGVANKKFTPAQLAGLTEIIGETGELEYTTAHQLVLRVLTTESQQLVEQLRQLGFWVFPVGNVVKIKACDFCDGDKGDGVPFAEELTARIGGLPVPKELCIGYNGCAMSCYGAVHEDIALVFRKGKVDLFLGGKTTGRNAQPARRVAQGIPAKEVVDLVEQIVRDYQRDAFPDERFHKYFKRVGSVAGFTYQETAPLPAADAVCGV
- a CDS encoding cobyrinate a,c-diamide synthase: MHSGDVRYLRTNDTSEDQRLLRRPRFVLAGTNSGVGKTTFTLGLMAALQQCGLRVQGYKAGPDYIDPSYHTAVTGRVSRNLDTWMLSKEAVMEIYLRSSVDADVSVIEGVMGFYDGKDPKSNAGSTAELSTVLQAPVVLIVNVGKMARSAAAIVKGFQCLDETVHIAGILVNHVGSHNHFELVKDAIEQECAVRVLGYLPKRTDIQIPGRHLGLIPAIERGELRPLFDSLAEAMEQTVELDGLLAAARSAPDLMDPSPVLFRAPKAEAAGDGGSRHCHRADNPIKIAIAKDAAFNFYYPENLELLEHYGAQLLYFSPLAGELIPDEADGLYLGGGFPEEFAGRLSEHQMLLEQVNHHIADGLPTFAECGGYMFLSQSITDLSGSTYPMVGLLPVKVTMQPRLAALGYREVTALTDSILFEAGEKARGHEFHYSAAEPVPFARRQGSRAQRDGIALTTDRGSTANLDAAYQVTGRFGYKPDGFVWRNMVAGYTHLHFASNPRMASRFVTSCRNYRENGGSVLSTPGNEGNEVSDRHGGTYD
- the cobI gene encoding precorrin-2 C(20)-methyltransferase; this translates as MNEQQRPGQAAAGQTAGPADRPEGTRSSPAQLGRLFGVGVGPGDPELITIKAYRTLKQAPVIAYPKKRSGSKSYALEIVELYVDAAEKSMLGLVFPMTRDPAELAAKWQQTADDVWAALVEGRDVAFVTEGDPMLYSTFIHLARMLQEQHPDVDIHSIPGISSVNAAASRFGQALADGDESVAIVPARDDPQAMRQAMLSHDCVVFIKVAKVLDTMLDVLAELHLTQCATVATKLTSGDERIWRNVEELRGSELNYLTLMVVRK
- the cobK gene encoding precorrin-6A reductase; amino-acid sequence: MVFFMAGTSDARDLAVRLKQQGQALLASVVTDSAACSLQEAGIEVRTGRLNVTEMSELLRTTGARVLVDASHPFAEEAHRTAMQAAETVGIPYVRYERASKTYDHPRLVWVDTYEEAAEAAYARRGSIMLTTGSKTLRVFTKVLLQLPDVRLVARLLPNVENMEKCARLGLEAKNIIGMQGPFSKECNQALYRQYNTTLMVTKESGGPGSVDEKVEAAIDMGIDVVIIRRPKLAYGNSYTTFDRVIAEVERLTRPNASDVLSKSGEG
- the cobM gene encoding precorrin-4 C(11)-methyltransferase, whose protein sequence is MNLLPKVYIVGAGPGDPELITVKGMRILQTADVVLFTDSLVRDELLATADVQGEVHRTSGMSLEQMLDIMVSSVRQGKSVARVHTGDPAVFGAVLEQLALLKAAGVEVEIVPGVSSVFAAAAVLGAELTVPGLSQTVILTRAEGRTPVPERENLRALAGHHCTIALYLSATRAKTVVDELLAAGWSAHTPVAVVQKATWPEQKVVRTTLDGLVRAMGDAHISNHAMILAGWALDPDLANRTDLRSKLYDETFTHRYRKGVKTSE
- a CDS encoding cobalamin biosynthesis protein, with protein sequence MSKPYAVVAITKHGVEIARRLQAGLAGTDVYYPAKFARGDETARGIYAYDGSVTQFVPELFVRYDGLIGIFSLGAMVRLVAPLLKDKKTDPAVVVIDDQAQHVISVLSGHLGGANQLTQQVARCLGAEPVITTASDVSETLAVDLLGREFGWEIENFEKVTAVSAAVVNEQKVHIVQEAGERNWWPYSKPLPPWFCVYSSTQAAMHDPFDAALVITPRLLTLPEQEHFLTNGVLYRPKVIVLGVGCNRGTKADEIESVVLKTLQDLRLSERSVRNLATIDIKKDEPGLLEVCEGRAWPLVTYTAAELNRVPLAHPSETVYRYVGAWGVCEPAARLSSGAKDWVLEKVKSGNVTVSVCMVTADA
- the cbiE gene encoding precorrin-6y C5,15-methyltransferase (decarboxylating) subunit CbiE, which encodes MPSEVIVVGIGDDGAVGLMGDARTLVEHAEMLVGGERQLNFFPNFLGEKKVIKGQLNPLLDDLRDLPDTQSVVVLASGDPLFYGIGSLMIKRLGRERVRIIPHLSSVQLAFARCGESWQDASVISLHGRSMAGLAQRIGYVQTAALLTDADNSPAKIARYLLDFKMTEYRMFVAENLGGPTERTGRYSLQEAAVMEFAPLNVVLLLRDTQGGDRSQPREWPLGIEDSEFSQRKPDRGLITKKEIRVLSLAELALRPGGVLWDIGACTGSVSIEAALHTPGLQAFAIEKNEGDLENLRENQVKFRTDFVAVHGKAPAGLEEFPDPDAVFVGGSGGELAELLQVCAKRLRPKGRIVINAATLETLTTASQTLKQLGFEVAIALVQTARSKPILNLTRFEGMNPVYIVTARHGNEGDEKSDE
- a CDS encoding precorrin-8X methylmutase, translating into MDFGTEFKPQIIEPQKIQDRSFEIIAEELGEHAFTPAQFKVVQRVIHASADFELGRSLVFHELAVDSGIAAIRSGRTIVADVQMVQAGISKPRIEKYGGDVKVYISDEDVMAQAKHEGITRAIAAIRKAAKDAPDGIYVVGNAPTALLEVIRLVKAGELQPSLVIGVPVGFVSAAESKAELEKLDIPFIANRGRKGGSPAAVAAVNALAILADSPYLENPSGPAAASHPARPQNV
- a CDS encoding cobalt-precorrin-5B (C(1))-methyltransferase, yielding MLEVPEGPLRHGYTTGACATACTKGALLSLIEQTTVESVHIWIPAGERVPFALHDVAFSEVQASASTIKDGGDDPDATHGATIIATVSWTDVEGEVEIDGGVGVGRVTKPGLPIPVGLAAINPVPRKMIREAVEEVLAQHNLTRGVRVVISVPAGEEIAKKTLNGRLGIVGGISILGTRGIVVPFSTSSYKASIAYGLSVAKEQGLRTVVLTTGGRSENYAMKMYPDLPIEAFIEMGDFVGFTANHAKRTEMREIRFVGMMGKFSKVAQGVMMVHARSAPIDFDFLAEVAAKVGVPADLRAQILQANTANQVADWMVEWGYRGFFDRVSWHCCRQVAKQIGRGLRIDTRLTTLQGEYLGGAVLDAE